One Pyrus communis chromosome 13, drPyrComm1.1, whole genome shotgun sequence genomic window carries:
- the LOC137712168 gene encoding putative CCR4-associated factor 1 homolog 8 has translation MTNRFTAVWADNFAQEIAAVDRFLTHFPIVSFDTEFPGFLRNTPRSASDALRYQDLRFNVDSLKLIQLGITLFDDLGNIGGTWEFNFRGFDEETDPHVADSIALLKANGLDLEKFGKFGIDPEVFKEGFAEVLRMHRGRLLWVSFHGLYDSAYVMKLMTRKAMPSSPTEFAAMAGNLFERVCDLKFMAKFYQGLLGGEIGLERMAKILRVQRYGDAHQAGSDSLLTADAFVKMRAQFGLKPGMYEGFLYGLSPKICASSVHRVRAPPGQVILVPVVPTRPVILARRSSYSSRDQSFQSHHQASPMLYPYPSPAPMFMHRPMCIPFHALPQAPPHYQIHM, from the coding sequence ATGACCAACAGATTCACGGCCGTTTGGGCCGACAATTTTGCACAGGAAATCGCCGCAGTCGATCGCTTTCTCACCCACTTCCCCATCGTCTCCTTCGACACGGAGTTTCCCGGATTTCTCCGCAACACACCCAGAAGTGCTTCCGACGCTCTCCGCTACCAAGATCTCCGCTTTAACGTCGATTCCCTCAAACTCATCCAATTGGGTATCACCCTCTTCGACGATCTCGGCAACATCGGGGGCACCTGGGAGTTCAATTTCCGGGGTTTTGACGAGGAAACCGACCCGCACGTCGCCGATTCCATTGCCCTTCTCAAAGCCAACGGCTTGGATCTCGAGAAATTTGGGAAATTCGGAATCGACCCGGAGGTTTTCAAGGAGGGTTTTGCTGAGGTTTTGCGGATGCACAGAGGGCGCCTCTTATGGGTGAGCTTCCACGGCCTCTATGACTCGGCCTATGTGATGAAGCTCATGACTCGGAAGGCCATGCCGAGCTCACCTACCGAGTTCGCCGCGATGGCGGGAAATCTATTTGAGAGGGTTTGTGACCTGAAATTTATGGCCAAATTCTACCAGGGCCTGCTTGGGGGCGAAATTGGGCTCGAGAGGATGGCGAAAATCCTCCGAGTGCAGCGTTATGGCGATGCCCACCAAGCGGGTTCCGATAGTTTGTTAACGGCTGATGCATTTGTGAAGATGAGGGCTCAGTTTGGGTTGAAGCCAGGGATGTATGAGGGGTTTCTATATGGGTTAAGTCCAAAGATTTGTGCTTCTTCTGTACACAGGGTTAGAGCTCCTCCTGGTCAGGTTATCCTTGTCCCTGTTGTACCCACTAGACCTGTCATTCTCGCCCGCCGCTCCTCCTACTCCTCCCGTGATCAGTCCTTCCAGAGCCATCACCAGGCTTCGCCTATGCTCTATCCATATCCTTCTCCAGCTCCGATGTTTATGCATAGGCCTATGTGCATTCCTTTTCATGCCTTGCCTCAAGCCCCTCCCCACTATCAGATTCACATGTGA